The proteins below are encoded in one region of Pseudonocardia sp. DSM 110487:
- the glnT gene encoding type III glutamate--ammonia ligase, which produces MPTTDLAARAEADGVRFLLALFVDLAGKPCAKLVPVEAAAELQHEGVGFAGYAVGAIGQVPSDPDLIAIPDLASYTPLPWVREGLALVHCDPHVEGEPWHFAPRVVLKKLIAEAAARDVALFAGAEVEYFLVRRDDTGRLVPADPKDDAARPCYDARGLTRMYEHLTGVSAAMNALGWGNYANDHEDANGQFEQNFAYADALTTADRVITARYLISVLAEQRGMTATFMPKPFADRTGSGMHLHLSLWRDGDALFPEVGDPRGFGLSPLAYRFLAGILDHAPGLQAVLAPTVNSYKRTGATSTRSGATWSPRRATYGGNDRTHFVRIPDQHRIELRGGDGSANPYLAMAAVLAAGLDGIDRDLDPGSPGTGADAVPRPELPPTLLHAADALAADKVVSAALDAAGPGVAEYFTSLKRGEFFDWHGTVGSWEHDRYLTAF; this is translated from the coding sequence ATGCCGACGACCGACCTGGCCGCCCGCGCCGAGGCCGACGGGGTGCGGTTCCTGCTCGCGCTGTTCGTCGACCTCGCGGGCAAGCCGTGCGCCAAGCTCGTGCCCGTCGAGGCGGCCGCCGAGTTGCAGCACGAGGGCGTCGGGTTCGCCGGCTACGCCGTCGGGGCGATCGGCCAGGTGCCCAGCGACCCCGACCTGATCGCCATCCCGGATCTTGCGAGCTACACGCCGCTGCCGTGGGTGCGCGAGGGCCTGGCACTGGTGCACTGCGACCCGCACGTCGAGGGCGAGCCGTGGCATTTCGCGCCGCGCGTCGTGCTCAAGAAGCTCATCGCCGAGGCCGCCGCGCGCGACGTCGCGCTGTTCGCGGGCGCCGAGGTGGAGTACTTCCTCGTCCGGCGCGACGACACCGGCCGGCTGGTACCGGCCGACCCGAAGGACGACGCCGCGCGGCCCTGCTACGACGCCCGCGGCCTGACCCGCATGTACGAGCACCTCACCGGGGTGTCCGCGGCGATGAACGCGCTCGGCTGGGGCAACTACGCCAACGACCACGAGGACGCGAACGGCCAGTTCGAACAGAACTTCGCCTATGCCGACGCCCTGACCACCGCCGACCGCGTGATCACCGCCCGCTACCTGATCTCGGTGCTCGCCGAGCAACGCGGGATGACCGCGACCTTCATGCCCAAGCCGTTCGCCGACCGCACCGGCTCGGGGATGCACCTGCACCTGTCGCTGTGGCGCGACGGTGACGCGCTCTTCCCCGAGGTGGGCGACCCGCGCGGGTTCGGGCTCTCCCCGCTGGCATACCGGTTCCTCGCCGGGATCCTCGACCACGCCCCCGGCCTGCAGGCCGTCCTCGCGCCGACCGTGAACTCCTACAAGCGCACCGGGGCCACGTCCACCCGCTCCGGCGCCACCTGGTCGCCGCGGCGCGCCACGTACGGCGGCAACGATCGCACCCACTTCGTCCGGATCCCCGACCAGCACCGGATCGAGCTGCGCGGCGGCGACGGCTCCGCCAACCCCTACCTCGCGATGGCCGCGGTGCTCGCCGCCGGTCTCGACGGCATCGACCGCGACCTGGACCCAGGCAGCCCCGGCACCGGCGCCGACGCCGTCCCCCGGCCCGAGCTGCCGCCCACGCTGCTGCACGCGGCCGACGCGCTCGCCGCCGACAAGGTCGTCTCGGCCGCGCTGGACGCCGCCGGCCCGGGCGTCGCCGAGTACTTCACAAGCCTGAAGCGGGGGGAGTTCTTCGACTGGCACGGCACGGTCGGCTCCTGGGAGCACGACCGCTACCTGACGGCGTTCTGA
- a CDS encoding DUF3445 domain-containing protein — protein MTPRLARFPFPFRADTYRYSTNVEPARVPVETEAGSWGTGILDVDDEYGPELSERAAVLDRDPSRLQVLPHMRPACWDALHTVLGELAAQHPDRMSLERTGRDLVWRNALLGIEQRFTDGDDASLPGGPLGFLGSQVQDDVVLLDQREGSLWADAGIVTFAADWSMRFDVGMRFLEVHGPVPRVHEAGIISRAERFLMRLEPGQEYRRTNWTMSVDRRLDQSTETYPEWGPDRSTIVDASDDELARRLHLRVEVQHLVRLGHSGAVMFLIRTYLASLAELATVPAWRERFGRVLTELPEDMADYKGLDRFRGAAARWLLEI, from the coding sequence ATGACCCCACGGCTGGCACGCTTCCCTTTCCCCTTCCGCGCCGACACCTACCGCTACTCGACGAACGTCGAGCCGGCCCGCGTGCCAGTGGAGACCGAGGCCGGCAGCTGGGGCACCGGCATCCTCGACGTCGACGACGAGTACGGCCCAGAGCTGTCCGAACGGGCCGCAGTGCTCGACCGGGACCCCTCACGGCTCCAGGTCCTGCCGCACATGCGCCCCGCGTGCTGGGACGCGCTGCACACGGTGCTCGGCGAGCTCGCGGCCCAGCACCCGGACCGGATGTCGCTCGAACGCACCGGGCGGGATCTCGTCTGGCGCAACGCTCTTCTCGGCATCGAGCAGCGGTTCACCGACGGCGACGACGCGAGCCTCCCCGGCGGCCCGCTCGGCTTCCTCGGCAGCCAGGTGCAGGACGACGTCGTGCTGCTCGACCAGCGCGAGGGCTCGCTGTGGGCCGATGCCGGGATCGTCACCTTCGCCGCCGACTGGTCGATGCGCTTCGACGTCGGGATGCGGTTCCTCGAGGTGCACGGGCCGGTGCCGCGCGTCCACGAGGCGGGCATCATCTCCCGCGCCGAGCGCTTCCTGATGCGACTGGAACCCGGCCAGGAGTACCGCCGCACGAACTGGACGATGTCGGTGGACCGCCGCCTCGACCAGTCCACCGAGACCTACCCGGAGTGGGGTCCCGACCGGAGCACGATCGTCGACGCGTCCGACGACGAGCTCGCCCGCCGGCTGCACCTGCGGGTCGAGGTGCAGCACCTCGTCCGGCTCGGCCACTCCGGCGCGGTCATGTTCCTGATCCGCACCTACCTCGCCTCGCTGGCCGAGCTCGCCACCGTGCCCGCCTGGCGGGAGCGCTTCGGCCGGGTGCTCACGGAGCTCCCCGAGGACATGGCCGACTACAAGGGCCTCGACCGCTTCCGCGGCGCCGCAGCCCGCTGGCTCCTCGAGATCTGA
- a CDS encoding PDR/VanB family oxidoreductase, translated as MSLELLVAQSAQIAPGIRELTLVRPGTRLPPYPAGAHVVVECGDGRRNAYSLTGCGVEPDAYRIAVLHKPDGEGGSTHLHRLRAGDRVRVSRPRSAFPPVSTAGRHLLVAGGIGITPLLAHVRAALRWDRPVELLYVHRPGVAPYAAELAGLLGDRLVESTESDEFGRLLQTALREQPIGTHLYVCGPGPLMDRVLADAAAAGWPPERLHLERFVPAALDPGREFVARLARSGRDVHVPSGTSLLDALHAAGVAVPNMCRQGVCGECRVPVLAGRPLHRDEFLSADERSDAVMCCVSRSETDSLEIDL; from the coding sequence GTGAGCCTCGAACTCCTCGTCGCGCAGAGCGCGCAGATCGCCCCCGGCATCCGCGAGCTGACCCTGGTCCGGCCGGGCACGCGACTGCCCCCGTACCCGGCGGGCGCCCATGTCGTCGTCGAGTGCGGGGACGGCAGGCGCAACGCGTACTCGCTGACCGGCTGCGGGGTCGAGCCCGACGCCTACCGGATCGCCGTCCTGCACAAGCCCGACGGCGAGGGGGGTTCGACCCACCTCCACCGCCTGCGAGCGGGCGACCGGGTGCGGGTGTCGCGGCCACGCAGCGCGTTCCCGCCGGTTTCCACGGCGGGCCGACACCTACTGGTCGCAGGGGGTATCGGTATCACCCCGCTGCTCGCGCACGTCCGGGCCGCGCTGCGGTGGGACCGGCCGGTCGAGCTGCTCTACGTGCACCGGCCGGGCGTCGCCCCGTACGCGGCGGAGCTCGCTGGGCTGCTCGGTGATCGGCTCGTCGAGTCCACCGAGTCGGACGAGTTCGGCCGGCTGCTGCAGACGGCCCTTCGCGAGCAGCCGATCGGCACGCACCTCTACGTCTGCGGCCCCGGCCCGCTGATGGACCGGGTGCTCGCCGACGCCGCCGCGGCGGGCTGGCCGCCGGAACGGCTGCACCTGGAGCGGTTCGTCCCCGCCGCCCTCGACCCGGGCCGGGAGTTCGTGGCCCGGCTGGCCCGCTCGGGCCGGGACGTGCACGTGCCGTCCGGGACCAGCCTCCTCGACGCGCTGCATGCCGCGGGCGTCGCCGTTCCGAACATGTGCCGGCAGGGCGTGTGCGGCGAGTGCCGCGTACCCGTGCTGGCCGGACGGCCGCTGCACCGCGACGAGTTCCTCTCCGCCGACGAGCGCAGCGACGCGGTCATGTGCTGCGTGTCCCGGAGCGAGACCGACTCGCTGGAGATCGATCTATGA
- a CDS encoding dimethylamine monooxygenase subunit DmmA family protein, with the protein MARTSVPRWPTTDPGVDRAGRAYAIVAFGPDAAPVAERWHREVARLGRPAWVRRVEHADGAVLAELDEQVTAARVGWRLMLAGPQADVLAAYAGATRAGVLAAEIAVLVTDDRHRRVWCAHCDTTSVADVATGEVTPCHGCGRSLLVYHHVSRRSAAYLGFMVDAEDAS; encoded by the coding sequence ATGGCCCGCACGAGCGTGCCGCGCTGGCCCACCACCGACCCGGGGGTGGACCGGGCGGGCCGGGCGTACGCGATCGTGGCGTTCGGTCCGGACGCCGCACCGGTGGCCGAGCGCTGGCATCGCGAGGTCGCCCGGCTCGGCCGCCCGGCGTGGGTCCGCCGAGTCGAGCATGCGGACGGGGCGGTGCTCGCCGAACTCGACGAGCAGGTGACGGCGGCCCGGGTCGGCTGGCGGCTGATGCTCGCCGGACCGCAGGCCGACGTGCTGGCCGCCTATGCGGGGGCGACGCGCGCGGGCGTGCTGGCGGCGGAGATCGCCGTGCTGGTGACCGACGACCGGCACCGGCGAGTGTGGTGCGCGCACTGCGACACCACGTCGGTGGCCGACGTCGCCACCGGCGAGGTGACCCCGTGCCATGGCTGCGGCCGGTCGCTGCTGGTCTACCACCACGTGTCGCGCCGGTCGGCGGCCTACCTCGGGTTCATGGTCGACGCCGAGGACGCGTCGTGA
- a CDS encoding cupin domain-containing protein, translating to MIGKVEKGYENLPSMNEPGCEAFIGDAFANPDGAVFCSGFFELLHSDPLVYEYTYDETKFVVEGEFVLTDMTSGQVVHARKGDVLFFPKGTTVKFETPDRALGFYAGHRTFAP from the coding sequence ATGATCGGCAAGGTCGAGAAGGGCTACGAGAACCTGCCGTCGATGAACGAGCCCGGCTGCGAGGCGTTCATCGGGGACGCGTTCGCGAACCCCGACGGGGCGGTGTTCTGCTCGGGGTTCTTCGAGCTGCTCCACTCGGACCCGCTCGTCTACGAGTACACGTACGACGAGACCAAGTTCGTGGTCGAGGGCGAGTTCGTGCTCACCGACATGACATCCGGGCAGGTCGTGCACGCTCGCAAGGGGGACGTCCTGTTCTTCCCGAAGGGCACGACGGTCAAGTTCGAGACCCCGGACCGGGCGCTCGGCTTCTACGCCGGGCACCGCACCTTCGCGCCCTGA
- a CDS encoding ammonium transporter: MDAASTAWILAATMGVSLMVPGLALFYGGMVGARSILNVVMMTFGAVAVTAFVWTLFGYSAVFGDSYGGAGVLGDVAAYPGLGGVIVEDPAATLPPALVAVFQALFAAITVAIICGAVVDRVRFGPWLVFSAVWVTLVYLPIAHWVFAFDSADGSVRGGWIANTLAAVDFAGGTAVHINSGIAALALILVLGKRIGWPGQPRPNSVPFAALGGGILWFGWFGFNGGSALAAGNSASVVLLTTFNAACAAMLGWLLVERIVDKHATTLGGVSGVVAGLVAITPACGAVSPIGALAIGLAAGAACALAVRLKYRLGYDDSLDVVGVHLVGGVLGTLLIGLLADPAAPNGRTGLLYGGGFELLGVQAVAVVAVLAYSFVITWLIAKALDATLGLRLSREVETEGVDIVVHGERAYDLDGHVHAPLAGIGAREQEVVASAEAAITDVPTAARD; encoded by the coding sequence ATGGACGCGGCAAGTACCGCATGGATCCTGGCGGCGACGATGGGCGTGAGCCTGATGGTGCCCGGGCTCGCCCTCTTCTACGGCGGCATGGTCGGCGCCCGCAGCATCCTCAACGTCGTCATGATGACCTTCGGCGCGGTCGCGGTGACCGCGTTCGTGTGGACGCTCTTCGGCTACTCGGCGGTGTTCGGGGACTCCTACGGCGGCGCAGGCGTGCTCGGCGACGTCGCCGCGTATCCCGGGCTCGGCGGCGTGATCGTCGAGGACCCGGCCGCGACGCTCCCGCCCGCGCTGGTGGCGGTCTTCCAGGCGCTGTTCGCCGCCATCACCGTGGCGATCATCTGCGGCGCGGTCGTCGACCGGGTGCGGTTCGGCCCATGGCTGGTGTTCAGCGCGGTCTGGGTGACGCTCGTGTACCTGCCGATCGCCCACTGGGTCTTCGCGTTCGACTCCGCCGACGGCTCGGTCCGCGGCGGCTGGATCGCCAACACCCTCGCGGCCGTCGACTTCGCGGGCGGCACGGCCGTGCACATCAACTCCGGGATCGCCGCGCTCGCGCTGATCCTCGTGCTCGGCAAGCGCATCGGGTGGCCCGGCCAGCCGCGCCCGAACAGCGTGCCGTTCGCCGCGCTCGGCGGCGGGATCCTCTGGTTCGGCTGGTTCGGCTTCAACGGCGGCTCGGCGCTCGCCGCGGGCAACAGCGCATCGGTGGTGCTGCTCACCACCTTCAACGCCGCCTGCGCCGCCATGCTCGGGTGGCTCCTCGTCGAGCGGATCGTCGACAAGCACGCCACCACCCTCGGCGGCGTCTCCGGTGTGGTGGCCGGGCTCGTGGCGATCACACCGGCGTGCGGTGCCGTCTCCCCGATCGGCGCGCTCGCGATCGGCCTCGCGGCAGGCGCGGCGTGCGCGCTCGCGGTGCGGCTCAAGTACCGCCTCGGCTACGACGACAGCCTCGACGTCGTCGGCGTCCACCTGGTGGGCGGCGTGCTCGGCACGCTCCTGATCGGCCTGCTCGCCGACCCGGCGGCGCCGAACGGGCGCACCGGCCTGCTCTACGGCGGCGGGTTCGAACTGCTGGGCGTACAGGCCGTCGCCGTGGTCGCGGTCCTCGCCTACTCGTTCGTCATCACCTGGCTGATCGCGAAGGCCCTCGACGCGACGCTGGGACTGCGCCTGTCCCGCGAGGTCGAGACCGAGGGAGTCGACATCGTCGTGCACGGCGAGCGCGCCTACGACCTCGACGGGCACGTCCACGCGCCGCTGGCCGGCATCGGCGCCCGGGAGCAGGAGGTCGTCGCCTCGGCCGAGGCCGCGATCACCGACGTCCCCACCGCCGCCCGCGACTGA
- a CDS encoding cytochrome P450 codes for MSRDPSGHVGFGMGIHQCIGQHVARLEAEALLTALARRVATIEPAGPTRRHHNNTLRAWESLPVRLTVG; via the coding sequence CTGTCCCGCGACCCGTCCGGGCACGTCGGGTTCGGCATGGGCATCCACCAGTGCATCGGCCAGCACGTCGCCCGGCTCGAAGCGGAGGCTCTGCTCACCGCACTGGCCCGGCGCGTGGCGACCATCGAGCCGGCCGGACCGACCCGGCGCCACCACAACAACACCCTGCGCGCATGGGAGTCGCTCCCCGTGCGGCTGACGGTCGGCTAG
- a CDS encoding MerR family transcriptional regulator, producing MLEVNVPERGVSIAEAARRTGVSAHTLRYYERAGLVVTTVDRNPAGRRRYRQLDLEWIKICTKLRATGMSIRAIRRYAELVSAGRGNEEERLALLEAHRADVIAKIAELNENLRLIDRKVDVYRGRLAAGEADRLWAPTA from the coding sequence GTGCTCGAAGTCAACGTGCCCGAACGAGGCGTCAGCATCGCCGAGGCCGCCCGGCGCACCGGCGTCAGTGCGCACACCCTGCGCTACTACGAGCGGGCGGGCCTGGTCGTCACCACCGTCGACCGCAACCCCGCGGGCAGGCGGCGCTATCGGCAGCTGGACCTGGAGTGGATCAAGATCTGCACCAAGCTGCGGGCCACCGGGATGTCCATCCGGGCGATCCGCCGCTACGCCGAGCTCGTCTCGGCTGGGCGCGGCAACGAGGAGGAGCGGCTCGCGCTGCTGGAGGCCCACCGGGCCGACGTCATCGCCAAGATCGCCGAGCTGAACGAGAACCTCCGGCTCATCGACCGCAAGGTCGACGTGTACCGGGGCCGGCTCGCCGCGGGCGAGGCCGACCGGCTGTGGGCGCCGACGGCCTAG
- a CDS encoding DHA2 family efflux MFS transporter permease subunit: MTAPTSLNAPADRLDRRRRLLVLAICCASIVVVVMDISIVNSALPAIRHDLDASVTGLQWTVDAYTLVLGSFLLLAGSTADRFGRRRIFLIGLAAFGIGSLLCGLAPSIGWLIAARALQAVGGTMLNPVAMAIIASTFPDPAERARAIGVFGSMSGLSLALGPILGGALVDGIGWRSVFWVNVPIVAAAIVSTRIFVPESRAARARRFDPVGQLLVVLVLVSVVYAIIESHALGWTSPVILGLLAVAVLGVLGILAYEPRRADPLLELRLFRSAPFSAAILIAMFALCGFGAFLFLTPQYLQDVRGMSALAAGLCLLPVGVLIVVLSPVTGWLVGARGPRVPLVVAGAALALGGTASLWLGPATPLPAVLATYLLFGVFMAGVNPPITNSAVSGMPRSMAGVAAATASVGRQTGTSLGVAIAGTIVGSSMAGDGAAFTDAASGVWWLLLALGVGIVVLAVLSTGRRALAGARRAAAVFD, encoded by the coding sequence ATGACCGCTCCCACCTCCTTGAACGCCCCCGCCGACCGACTCGACCGGCGCCGCCGATTGCTGGTGCTCGCGATCTGCTGCGCCAGCATCGTCGTGGTGGTGATGGACATCTCCATCGTCAACTCGGCACTCCCGGCCATCCGCCATGACCTGGACGCGTCGGTGACCGGTCTGCAGTGGACGGTCGACGCCTACACCCTCGTCCTCGGGAGTTTCCTCCTGCTGGCCGGTTCCACGGCCGACCGGTTCGGCCGCCGCCGGATCTTCCTGATCGGTCTCGCCGCGTTCGGGATCGGCTCGCTGCTGTGCGGCCTGGCGCCGAGCATCGGGTGGCTGATCGCCGCGCGGGCGCTGCAGGCCGTCGGCGGCACGATGCTCAACCCGGTTGCGATGGCGATCATCGCCTCCACCTTCCCCGACCCCGCCGAGCGCGCACGGGCCATCGGTGTGTTCGGCTCGATGTCGGGCCTGTCGCTCGCGCTGGGTCCGATCCTCGGCGGCGCCCTCGTCGACGGAATCGGCTGGCGGTCCGTCTTCTGGGTCAACGTGCCCATCGTGGCCGCCGCGATCGTGTCCACCCGGATCTTCGTGCCCGAGTCCAGGGCGGCACGTGCGCGTCGGTTCGACCCGGTGGGCCAGCTCCTGGTGGTCCTCGTGCTCGTCAGCGTCGTCTACGCGATCATCGAGTCCCACGCGCTCGGCTGGACGTCGCCGGTGATCCTCGGCCTGCTCGCGGTGGCCGTGCTCGGCGTGCTCGGGATCCTCGCCTACGAGCCGCGCCGCGCCGACCCGCTCCTGGAACTGCGGCTGTTCCGCAGCGCGCCGTTCAGCGCGGCGATCCTCATCGCGATGTTCGCCCTGTGCGGGTTCGGCGCGTTCCTGTTCCTGACGCCCCAGTACCTGCAGGACGTCCGCGGCATGTCCGCGCTGGCGGCCGGGCTGTGCCTGCTCCCGGTGGGCGTGCTGATCGTGGTGCTCTCGCCGGTGACCGGCTGGCTGGTCGGCGCGCGTGGTCCGCGCGTGCCGCTCGTCGTCGCCGGTGCCGCACTGGCGCTGGGCGGAACGGCGTCGCTCTGGCTCGGGCCGGCCACCCCGCTGCCGGCCGTGCTCGCGACGTACCTGCTGTTCGGGGTCTTCATGGCCGGCGTGAATCCGCCGATCACGAACTCGGCGGTCTCCGGGATGCCCCGCTCGATGGCAGGGGTGGCCGCCGCGACGGCCTCCGTCGGCCGGCAGACCGGCACCAGCCTCGGCGTTGCGATCGCCGGCACGATCGTGGGGTCGAGCATGGCGGGTGACGGCGCGGCGTTCACCGATGCTGCGAGCGGCGTGTGGTGGCTGCTGCTGGCACTCGGCGTCGGCATCGTCGTCCTCGCGGTGCTCAGCACCGGACGACGGGCACTCGCCGGCGCGCGGCGCGCGGCCGCGGTGTTCGATTAG
- a CDS encoding MFS transporter, whose amino-acid sequence MVPPTATETDRSAATRPPLRYASVLVLTLMQVTLVIDNSVVNVALPVIRDELGFSAAGLSWVVTSYALAFGGLVLLSGRVGSIIGPRRALLIGISVFVAASALGGLAVTPGMLIAARVLQGVGAALAAPSTLVLLMAITKPGVQRARAMSLFVLSIGLGAALGLTLGGALTSGFGWAWVMFVNVPIGAVVFFGIRALVPEADRHSGRLDVGGAVFSTIGMLALVYGLTAAADHGWASGSVIASFVLAGAGLVALVLTERRHRAPVVPLSFFTSMASAAPLLAMMLIPAGQFGFLYFAALYTQGVLGFSPLQTGLSVLPFTAGMLATNVTVSRLVTRHGERVVGSAGMIGLLTGLGWLSRLTPDSGYLDGLLGPFLLLGLGAGLTIAPLTAVIMHNAPREHLGAASSLNQAMQQLGGAAGLAVLSTVFAHTAGGSGAATGISTALTVATAFPLLALLLFAVWARRITTL is encoded by the coding sequence ATGGTGCCCCCGACTGCCACCGAGACGGACCGATCGGCCGCCACGCGGCCACCTCTGCGGTACGCATCGGTGCTGGTGCTCACCTTGATGCAGGTGACGCTGGTGATCGACAACAGCGTCGTGAACGTCGCCCTGCCCGTGATCCGGGACGAGCTCGGCTTCTCCGCGGCGGGCCTGTCGTGGGTCGTGACGTCCTACGCGCTGGCCTTCGGAGGGCTGGTCCTGCTGAGCGGCCGAGTGGGATCGATCATCGGCCCTCGACGGGCGCTGCTGATCGGGATCTCCGTGTTCGTCGCCGCGTCCGCCCTGGGCGGGCTGGCCGTCACGCCGGGGATGCTGATCGCGGCGCGTGTCCTGCAGGGCGTCGGCGCGGCGCTCGCGGCCCCCAGCACGCTGGTGCTGCTGATGGCGATCACGAAGCCGGGCGTTCAGCGGGCGAGGGCGATGTCGCTGTTCGTGCTGTCGATCGGGCTCGGTGCCGCGCTCGGGCTGACCCTGGGCGGCGCGCTGACCTCCGGCTTCGGCTGGGCATGGGTGATGTTCGTCAACGTGCCGATCGGGGCGGTCGTGTTCTTCGGGATCCGGGCCCTGGTGCCCGAGGCGGACCGCCACTCTGGGCGTCTCGATGTCGGTGGGGCGGTGTTCTCCACGATCGGGATGCTGGCGTTGGTGTACGGCCTGACCGCGGCCGCCGACCATGGCTGGGCGAGCGGCTCGGTGATCGCGTCGTTCGTCCTGGCCGGAGCGGGCCTGGTGGCCTTGGTGCTGACCGAACGCCGCCACCGGGCGCCGGTGGTGCCGCTGTCGTTCTTCACGAGCATGGCCAGCGCCGCTCCGCTGCTGGCGATGATGCTGATCCCGGCCGGCCAGTTCGGGTTCCTCTACTTCGCCGCCCTCTACACCCAGGGCGTTCTGGGATTCAGCCCGCTGCAGACCGGCCTGTCCGTGCTGCCCTTCACGGCGGGCATGCTGGCCACCAACGTCACGGTCAGCCGGCTGGTGACCCGCCACGGGGAACGCGTGGTCGGGTCGGCCGGCATGATCGGGCTCCTGACCGGCCTGGGGTGGCTGTCGCGCCTCACACCCGACAGCGGTTACCTCGACGGGCTACTCGGGCCGTTCCTGCTGCTCGGTCTGGGCGCAGGCCTCACCATCGCCCCGCTGACCGCGGTGATCATGCACAACGCCCCACGCGAGCACCTCGGGGCCGCCTCCAGCCTGAACCAGGCCATGCAACAACTGGGCGGAGCCGCGGGGCTCGCGGTCCTGTCGACCGTGTTCGCCCACACCGCAGGCGGGTCCGGCGCGGCGACGGGCATCTCCACCGCGCTCACCGTCGCCACCGCCTTCCCCCTTCTCGCCCTGCTGCTGTTCGCGGTCTGGGCGCGGCGGATCACCACCCTCTGA
- a CDS encoding NUDIX hydrolase yields MTGASADPDADFIAGLTRVRAAAGALIRDERDRVLLVHPTYKNSWELPGGSLEPNESPLAACKRELQEEIGFVPALGGLLCVDWVSPRPPWDGGLMFLFDGCVFSPAQIADIRLPRDELEGFEFVPQDGLDSVLIPRLARRVRACLSLHGQGGVYLEDGVPS; encoded by the coding sequence GTGACCGGTGCTTCGGCGGATCCTGACGCGGACTTCATCGCCGGCCTCACCCGCGTGCGAGCAGCGGCAGGCGCGCTCATCAGGGACGAGCGAGATCGCGTGCTCCTGGTCCACCCGACCTACAAGAACAGCTGGGAGCTGCCCGGCGGATCGTTGGAACCCAACGAATCACCGCTGGCGGCGTGCAAGCGCGAACTGCAGGAGGAGATCGGGTTCGTCCCGGCACTCGGCGGGCTGCTCTGCGTCGACTGGGTGTCACCGCGCCCGCCATGGGACGGCGGGCTGATGTTCCTCTTCGACGGCTGCGTGTTCTCGCCGGCGCAGATCGCCGACATCCGACTCCCCCGCGACGAGCTGGAGGGGTTCGAGTTCGTGCCGCAGGATGGGCTCGACTCGGTGCTGATCCCGAGACTGGCCCGCCGGGTGCGGGCCTGCCTCTCGCTGCACGGTCAGGGCGGCGTCTACCTCGAGGACGGTGTGCCGAGCTAA
- a CDS encoding alpha/beta fold hydrolase, producing the protein MALQRAPHTPFSPTDAPASLMRHISEHISEVDVSSIEVNGTNLYYELRGAGPTVLFISGATGDAGHWTEVGEVLADEYSVLTYDRRANSRSPRPENWDAAPLDEQADDAAELLTALGVAPVVAYGNSGGATILTSLALRHPSLLRGAIFHEPPYLAVTSAADEVTATLQRLIDEGMAKGGPRMATELFLRWVGGDETFESLDPELRDRMLGNGEVLFGLEFAGAMAYLPAPEQLAEVKLPCVVASGIDNRDPSSTHHWFYEASKWLADALHAPLVETPGAHVPQATHARPLAETLRPILGKLAASPQVGY; encoded by the coding sequence GTGGCGTTGCAGCGAGCGCCGCACACACCGTTCTCGCCTACCGATGCACCGGCCAGCCTCATGCGTCACATCAGCGAGCACATCTCGGAGGTCGACGTGAGTTCGATCGAAGTCAACGGAACCAACCTGTACTACGAACTGCGCGGGGCGGGCCCTACGGTCCTGTTCATCTCCGGGGCGACCGGCGACGCCGGACACTGGACAGAGGTCGGCGAGGTACTGGCAGACGAGTACTCGGTACTGACCTACGACCGGCGCGCCAACTCGCGCAGCCCACGCCCGGAGAACTGGGACGCGGCACCGCTCGACGAGCAGGCCGACGACGCCGCCGAGCTGCTCACGGCGCTCGGCGTCGCCCCAGTCGTCGCATACGGCAACAGCGGAGGAGCGACCATCCTGACGAGCCTCGCGCTGCGTCATCCCTCCCTGCTGCGCGGCGCGATCTTCCACGAGCCGCCCTACCTCGCGGTCACGTCAGCAGCGGACGAGGTCACTGCCACGCTTCAGCGACTCATCGACGAAGGGATGGCCAAGGGTGGACCACGCATGGCCACCGAGCTGTTCCTGCGGTGGGTCGGCGGGGACGAGACCTTCGAATCCCTCGACCCGGAGCTTCGTGACCGGATGCTCGGCAACGGTGAAGTCCTCTTCGGCCTGGAATTCGCCGGCGCCATGGCCTACCTTCCCGCGCCTGAACAGCTTGCCGAGGTGAAGCTGCCCTGCGTTGTCGCGTCAGGCATCGACAATCGCGACCCTTCGTCGACCCACCACTGGTTCTACGAGGCTTCGAAGTGGCTGGCCGACGCACTCCACGCCCCGCTGGTCGAAACACCTGGAGCGCACGTGCCCCAAGCCACGCACGCACGACCGCTCGCCGAGACCCTGCGCCCGATCCTGGGGAAGCTCGCCGCATCCCCGCAGGTCGGATACTGA